The genomic region GGAGGAGGAGGGCGAGGCCGCCGAGTCCGGTGGCGACGAGGAGGACGTCGACGTCGACATGACCAGCGCCGGGTCCAGCTCCGAGGACAGGTCCTGATCCATGGGCATCTCTGCAAGCCTCTGCTGATGAGTGGTGGACGAGGATGGCGCGAAGCGGCTCAGCAGATATAGCTCGCTGATCTCGTCGTCTTCCATTTGCAAATCACAGGCCAGCTCGCTTGCTTGGACGTGTTACGCACCCATGCACGCACGCTTCATCACGGCACCCACCACCACTAGCTTAGCTTGCCAATGGCGATCTTCTAGATCTTGAAGCTTTCCACCAGGAAGCACTCAGAACAGAGAGACAAGAAAGACAGGGAGGGGAGCGCGCGCGCGCTCTGCTTGCTTGCCTGGATGATTTGATCTGGCTGAGCAAATGGGAGAAGGAAGCCTGCGCGGCCTTGTACCAAACGGGACGTCCCAAGCTGAAGAGGAACGATTTCGTTTCGTCTCGTTTGGGTGAGGGCCGTTGAGACCCGCGAGCTACTGTGACCAAACAGCCATTTCCGAGCGTGTCGTGGCGGTTGCACCTAAACACCTAACCGGCTTGAAATGAGTCGGTCGAATGCCGTCCACGGGGCCTGCCTGCGTTTCGTGGCGTGTTATGTCGCTGTGCCGAGCGAACACTAACAGTCTGATTGGATACCTGCACATGAGCGCGCACGCTCGGACGAGGCTGACTGTGTGGATACACCAGCTTTGAGCGTTTCTGTGGATGCAAGTGAAATGACTTATGTTGCATCTGTTCATGCAGACCACGTCTTCCACGTACAGGTAACCAAACAGTAGCTCACATAAAGTCAATGCACACGATGATACAGAATAAGATGATGCGAGCAACCAATCAAGCAGTAATAAAAGCAAGTTTCAGCTTCAGTACGCGAGTAGCGCTCTTCCGCCGATAGACAGACGCGTTTAGCTTCAGTTTATTAGTCTTCATGCAGGCTCTGTATCGGGTGCACAAAGCTACACCGGTGCACATATACACAAACGAATTTTTGGCCATCGATCTCGTATCCGACAGTCCATACACAAATTGTACCTTCCGCAGCCACTACAGTCTCCTGATgcgggctgatttggtgaccaaaGATTACAGGTGGATTGAAGGGATTGAGaggaaaattagttcattccCCCCTCAATCTCTTCCAATCCCCTcgtgatccccttgtcaccaaatcaacagaGTCTTCTGAAAATCCCCTCTCCGGCCTTTTCTTCCCCACGATTAGATATGTCAATGTGAAAACCATCCCATCATATTTGATCCATCCCATACCCATCCACGTACTTATTATGGGTGCAAAATTCATCTCATACTCATTCTCATTCGGATTTAGGGTCCCCAATAGGTCTCCATCCCCAATTAAGAGATAACTAGGTACTAACATCTAGCACAAACTCTCCAGATTTCAGACATCACCATATCGACAAGCACTCATCCATGAACCATGATCAATTCATCCATCCATCAGAAAAGAAATTAGTACTTCGGGACCAATAAAAAAATGGAGAATGGAGTCTACTTACCTTCCTTGTCACCATCCGAGTTCGTTGGCGCTTGAGAATCCATGGTCATCACCGTCATCCTAGGCTCCTACCAGTCGGCAATGCTCCTCGTCGCTGGTGAAGTCGTCAGTGCGCAATGCCAACGCAGCTGTCTAGGCGTGCGACGGCTGGCTGGCTGGGCAGGGCGTAGCGTATGGTTGGTTATTTTAGGGCTTTGTTTTTTTACTAGTTAGCTAGTTGTCTTGTCGTGTTGCCTTGTTGGGCTAGGACCTAGGGTCTGGTGTGCTGTCGTGTTGAACTTGATGGCCGACTTGGTCTCAACTCATTCATATAAACAACACAGGTGTACATGTATTAAATACATATGGATAATCGGGTTCGGATTATTGCTTCATAAACCCATACTCGTTTACCTAATAGTTGGAAATTTTGTCTCATACCAATACTACCAATACAGACAATTTTTATATCATACCGAACCCTAAGGGCTAGTTTAAAAACTCCATTTTCATATGAGATTTCTATTTTTTCCaaagaaaaatgaactaattttactTAGGAAATGAAAATCCCTTGAAAAATGGGATTTCCAAACTAGCCTTAATAGTGGAATTGACCATGTGTTAGCAGGTATCGGGTCCATTAACATCTCTACCCACGACGATGTCTTCCCACGTACAAGCGAGCGCCGCCCTCGAGGAACCCTGCCGCCGTTGACCTCGCGCTCGCCGACTCTGTCACCTGCCGCTGCCGTCCCCTACCAACGCCTACTTCTTCACAACGCCATCGCCACCTGCGTGTTGCCAACGTCTCCTGCCAACGCCACGAACACCGCTGCCCCTGGCCTGATGAGCCTAATCACGCTGGTGTTCCCCGTGACGTCGGGTCGTCCTCCCAGCAATGCAAGAAGACCGATTATGCCGGTGTTCCAGGATGCTTGTAAATACCCAAAATGTTCTCATGATGCTTGTAAATTCACAAGATTTTCCTAGGATGTTTGTAAACAAAAAATGAGATGTATTTAAATTCCCAGGATGTTTGTAAACAAAAATTCCAAGGATGCTTGTAAACAAAAATTCTCATAATTCAGATATCCCACGATTCAGATGATCCAGATATCAGAATTCAGAATTTTTTTCCAGATGTCCCAGAATTCATAATTCATCTAAACTGTTGACTGTTGTCCGGCTTGTGTATTAGAATTCATGTGCACTAAACTGCTAACAGGTGCACTTACATTGGTACATTAGAATTCAACTGCCTTCTCAGCTTGTGTATGTGAGCACACCTGGAGTAAGAAAAATAATCCAAGGAGAGCAACATACAAACTGGCACTGAAGCTGCATCAACACAGATTCATTAATTTGCAAGTGCTAAATCTCAAAACAAATAGGATTATACGGTAGAATAAAACATCAAAAAATTCTGCTACCTACttatatttatttattggttcaatATGAAAGTAGTATGCCTAGAATATATATGCACATCAGAGAAAGCAAGTGTCACCTGTTGTCGTGCTGTAGCAAGTGTCACCTCGGTGGTGGGTTGGTGGCGGTGATCTGGTGGCATTGGTGGCGGTGTTTTTCTTCTCTGTTCTTTGGCGTCGCAGACTCGCAGTCGTCTCCACCACGGCGCCTCTGAAACCTTCCCCGCAGACTCAGTTTATACTGGAGCAGATGACGGATCATCAGGCGCGGGTCGTCGATCGGTTGGATCGTATCCTCTCCAAGGTGGATGCTCTGTCGACCCACGTTGATCAGCTGCAGGTACAGGTTCATCTCAACACCGATGCAGTGGATCATGTGGTTCGTGATCAACAGACGCTGGTTGCTCAAGTGGATGCTACGGGTAAAGCAGTGGCTAAGCTTACCTTGGAACGCATGGCTCGGGATTTGGAGGATTCTGCTTCAGTCATTTCGGTGAGCCCTCTCTTCACCGTGTTCCTGTTGATATGACTCGTATGCCAGAAAACATAGGAGATGAAGGGCACCAAtcctttcccaagtggaatttccCTAAGTTCGATTGTGCTAATCCGTCCATCTGGATTGACAAATGTCATAATTACTTTCATCTTTACAATGTGTGTCAGTTTATGTGGGTCACTGCAGCATCAATGCATATGGAAGGAAATGCTGCTAAATGGTTTCAGATGTATAAACTTCGTCATCGGCGGGTTTTTTGGCTCTAGTTTGTGTAGGCTGTTCAGTCGAAATTTGGAGCATATGAATACCGACATGCTGTTACTGATTTGTTAGAATTAAAACAGTCTGATATTGTGGATGAAtatgttgcctagagggggtgaataggcaacacATGAAAATTCAACACTTAAAACAAAATAAATCCCAAATTAGAGGTTAGATCAAGAGATGATCAAAACAGAGTAGTAGAAGGGAGCGAGAAGTTCTTTTGGACCTGTTACTCTTATGAATATGGAATTTACTTAGAGAGCAACTCAAGTGATTTAAATCAAAGTCCAAGCAAGAGAgcttagagagggagagagagaagaacaaatcgcaagcaaatgtaaAACACACACAAAGAGAAACACATTATTTGTTTGATCAGAGTTCAGTTCCAAACAACTTACGTCTCTGTTAAGGTGTCCCTAAGGACCGGGTCTGTTTCAACTCTCTCATGTGATCCCAATGATCAAGCTTAAGCCATCGGATCTTGTATGATGAGAGATAGAGTCTTCGCAAGGCACTCCACAACCTGAAAACCTCTCACTAGTCTTTACAACAGAGAATCACCAACACAAGAGCAAGAGCACAACAACACAAATGCATATCACAAGAGCACACTCTTCCTAGAATGACTATCTCTACTCAAATGGGGTGCTGAGATCTCTCAGAATGTCTTgaaagtgttgcacaagtgtttggGAATGAAGCACAACTCTAGTGGTTATTGATGTGTCGAATGGATTGTTTGGGGACGGTATTTATAGCCCAAATACCTCAATTAGTCGTTGCTAGAAATCTGCAAAATCTACTCTTTTCTCGGGTGCAACCAAACCTCCAACGACCATCTTAATCAACGGGGCTTGTCCTAACCTTGCCTGTCTGATGGCCCATCGGACCCTGCCACGTCAGTTagtcgttggagtcgaccgttgagcGCTAAAGTTTCTGTTGGACCTGACTGGTTTGGTACGCCGTATTAGGTCAGTGTGCTGAGGTCTTCAGCTCGCCTGTGTAGCCTTCTCTACACAATTGATTCGGCGAACCACCACACTGGTTCGGTGTATCAGGACACCAAAGAACTCTGTAGACCTCCCTGTGAACAAGGTCTAGTGCGCCACCGGACCGTTCCGGTGTGCCCCAAACCTGCTGAGTTGAAgtccaaattgagcaatcttcTTCATGTTGATTTAGCTTTCTTTAAGAGTGTCCCCATGACTTAAACAATAATTTGTAGTGAATGTtcaactagtctaagtcatggatCTTCACTTCTTTACCTCATCCGACTTAGAATCTGATTTTGGCTCAAACTAGGCTCCAAAATCACCTTTTACAAAATATTTCTTCTCAAACCCTTTAAGGTGCTCAAAAAACATTCCTAAGGGTATTAGAACTTATACAAACTTGTGAACCGGTCATAGTTCAACTTATCCAAGATTTGCCTTCTAAGCCTCGATATAAGCCAACTATTGCATTAAGTGCTTCAATTTGACTCTTATGAATCTGCACTCATATAGTTAGCAAAACCGTTAGATCACAATATCGTGTCGGTCATCAAGCACAAAAACACTATAAAAAAGGCATAtgacacattttcctttcaatgagTAACCATACATGTATGCAGTTATATCACAGAGAATTGACCTATATACACATCCTTATATTATCTGCACTCAAATGTTTATTGTTGTGCTTAAATTTTGGTTTAACTATACTTTTCGTGTATGATACCAGACGTTTAAACTGTAGGGCACGCAACGAACGTGCGGCCCCTGTGAAATGGCGACTCAATTTTACCGAATACGACAGTGGATTACTCAAGAACTTACACACTGATGTAGGACCAACTTCAACTTGGTGACAATTATTCTTCTAATTCTCAGCTAAAGAGAACGCGTCAATTATCCTTTTAATTAAGAAATTTCAGCTAAAGGCAATGCGCCTTTCTGTAATGGCGCGGATCCTATTAGCCTTAGGTCACCTTGTTCTCCTTTTTCGGTTATGAGTTATGACTGAATGAGCAGAATGCTTTAGCAGAATCAGTGACCCTTTTCATGGAAATCATGGCCGTAAGAAAGCACACAAAAGCATAGGACTACTGCTTTCTTACGAATTAAGCAATGAGCATACTAATCAAAAAATGTTGTTGTTCCGCTTAAACTAGCATGGGCGTAGAAGGGTTTTTTTTTGCGAGCAGACTAATTGGTTTtcttttgaatttgatttgccccACTATGGgcagtttggttcagcttttttctgaccagcttttctgaaaatctggctgtggggagaatctgaatattattacgattacgtgtggaggacgATAAAGTTGTTTATAGGGCTcaagatctagaaagtgacggattcctactattacaacgactcaaccgattatgtatttatgttgattttggatgtttTTTGctccaacgaattttatagaagctggctgaaaagctgagcgtttgacaGTTCgcggcagcttttggtggccagaagctaccagaagccgaaacaaacaggcacTATATGTCCCCAACAGTATATAGAATAATAACTTCGCCAACATGACCCCGACGATGATAAATGATCTTTCTTTGGTTATGATATGGTAGGGGGGGGTTTGAAACCATGCATATCTCCAATAAAAATTCTGAACAGTCATTTTGCATTGCTTGTGACTTAATATTGGATGCCCTACTCTGGTTCGTCGATGGTGTATATATGATCCCTGAACATAAAACCCGATGTGTATATGATCGCCGGCTTTTATTAGTTAGCTTTATGTGACATATATAGCAACATATACATGCATCATAAATCTCACTATTAGCTATATTATTAACCTTTGCTCTAAGGTTTCTCAGCCAACCACTGGACCGACAACTTTCATCAGCTGGTGGGCTGAACCGCGCGCCATGCATAGGCAATGCAAGGCGCCTTGTATTAGGATAATTGCGCGAATATACTACAATATCACGCAAATCATGTCGCACTGAACTTTGATTTAATTATATGTATGTTATAAACTTATAATACAACAAAGCAATAGCACATGAGAATAGGAAAGACGCCTTGTGTGAAAAGCCAAGGTCGACCAAAGCATGCAGAGCGGCATGCTAGATAGCCACCAGTCAAGTCCATCGCCACCATGCATGTTGGGACTTGGGAGAGGGAGAGTCTGAGAGAGCAACACTTATAAGTAGGGGACGACGACGACTAGGTACTCGATCACTAGCAGCGCCACCAGTCGCCACTCCAGCGCGCGCCATTGCCAAGTTGAAGCTCGTCGCGTACGTGGTCTTCTCATTTGCCCCTCACTTAACTTACTTGACTAGCTTGCAATGTCGGGGCATGCACGCCAAGCTTCGTTCGCCCTACTCCGCGCCTTCCTCGTCATCGTCTCCTTCCGAGCTGGAGGTACCGTATAACTAAGCTAGGCTACGGCACGCGCGCATGCATGCACGTCAAAGATCCATCCAGAATCTACTCGTGCTCATTTCTTCTTCTTACCATCCTGTGATTCGATTCGATCGATCAGCAGGTGTTTCGTCGACGAGAACATTGACCATGACGAACCACTGCGGGCACACGGTGTGGCCAGGCATCCTGTCGAGCGCGGGCTCGCCGGCGCTGGAAACCACCGGCTTCGCCCTAGAGCCGGGCCAGTCACGGTCGCTACCGGCGCCGCGCGGGTGGTCGGGGCGCCTGTGGGGCCGCACGCACTGCTCCGCCGACGCGGCGGGGAGGTTCGCCTGCGCGACGGGCAACTGCGGGTCCGGCCGGCTGGACTGCGCGGGCCACGGCGCCAAGCCGCCGGCGACCCTGGCCGAGTTCACCTTCGACGGCCACGAAGGCCTGGACTTCTACGACGTGAGCCTGGTGGACGGGTACAACCTGCCGATGCTGGTGGAGCCGCACGCGccgaacggcggcggcggcgccaacTGCCTGCTGACGGGGTGCGTGATGGACCTGAACGCCGCGTGCCCCGCCGAGCTGCGCGTCGGCGACggtggcgccggcgccggcggcgcGGTGGCGTGCAGGAGCGCCTGCGAGGCGTTCGGGACCGCGGAGCACTGCTGCCACGGGGAGCACGGCAACCCCGACGCGTGCTGGCCCACGGCCTACTCGCAGTTCTTCAAGAAGTCGTGCCCCCGCGCCTACAGCTACGCGTACGACGACGCCACCTCCACCTTCACCTGCGCCGGCGGTGGCACGTCGTACGCCATCACCTTCTGCCCGAGCGCGACAAGGTGATGCTGCAAGTTCCTTCACCAGTTTTATCCATGCATTCCGCGCGGTGCAACCTACGATGCCGCTAGTCGTCTGGCCGGGTTTTAATTGTTTTGTTCTGAACGAACTGCAGTGTCAAATCGGTGGGAACAGATCCAGAAGCACGAGCGGCCGTCGGTGGCGGGCGagtgccggcggcggcggcgtggcgcACCATGCCGTCGGTCCTTGTCCTCCTCGGCCTCGCCATGACGGCGCTTTCGCATGTCTTTTAAGCAAGTATCATCAGCCGAGTGGGCAGCAACGACAGTGGACAGTGGTTGCGTGCTTTTACCTTCTACACCAGTACGTGACCGGCACGTCGTACTCGTACTTCACATTGGTTTTGGCTGTTGACAGATCATGCTTCATGGTCGCTTATCTTTGTGATTTAGTAGTAGCACACAGATATATACCGTTGGAATCCACAAGCAGTAGTTTGGTTGTGATGCCAGAACGAGATGCAATAGGACGATCATTTAAATAAGATTGTTTAATTTATAGTTAAATGTTGAAATATGACTATTCCAGTGTTGTCTCTAATTGTCCATCAAAATTAAAGGGACTAAAAAGGATGCGGACGTGTCTGTCCTACTTGTCGCAGTTGTCCAGCAACCAAACTCATCATGCAAAACACATCGGCCGGCGACGTACGGAAGTCGTCCCAATGGTTAGGTTTCGGCAACCGATCGACCCAGCAGGCAGCATAATCTCTTGTCAACATGCAAATGAACAGTCAGCATATATGCATGCAGAACACACCGGCGAGTGCTACTGACGCTACGAAAGTGCGCAGGGAACGTGAACCGCGCGCGCGCACCATGCCCGTCCGGGGCTACGGGCTACCACACCGTTTCTGCTCACGCCCAGGCCCAACGCCTTACCCAGGCCATTCGGACGTGCGTTTCGTCTGGGCCCCGAAACTACGTCCCCCGGGGCGACGCGCCGGCAATCGGCTTCAGTGCTGGCCGCCGATACTTCATACCTGGACCTGCCGCTCGGGTTGTTTGGGAGCAAGGTAACTAGAGGAAACTAATGGTTAGTAGTTTGGGAACCTAATTTTTCTAAAGTATTTCTATTTAAAAAAATAGTTTATTTTCCCTTAGGCCCGTttatttcgttggaattgaattctattttaataattataatttagacaaaattaATCaacttcatatatttatatatgtaatatttttatatattatcctaaatcatataagatagatagttatatactacatttatgttatagtgaagcaagtagaagagtgtgctataagttgtacatcggaaaaataacatgtaaatctatagaattaatttccatctctcaccctatgaatttgaaataggcttatatgataactttggaaagtggtggaatgtcacattctaaaaaaatagcatattctattagtaagattccaattcctcaaaatgaaaggaaacaaacgggaccttagGAAAATGTAGTTCACAAACTAACCCTAAAAGGGACTGAGGGCACTAAAATATCGTCTTTCTATTCTATTTTAAATAGGAGGGAAATTCTAGCTCTCTCAATCCTCTCCAATTCTCTTGCTCCCAAACATGACCTAAGTAGGCAGCCCACTCCCTCATACGTCTTTCTCGGCACACTTCTATACTCACATTAGTCACCACAGCGAGCGGAGATCGACGATAGCTTGCTACTATCCTCGCACCGTCCATCGTGACCTCCGCGTCCCTCGACCAAAACATTGCCCTCGCCAAGCAATGCTCGTGAGGTACTGCTGGGTTCGATTTGGGGCCAAATAATAGGGCCATCCAACAGTGCTCTCTACGGGAGCATGGATGGTCCGTCGCTCAGGACCAGACGGCTCGCGACCTCACTGCAGGAGCGACTCCTCTCTGTGTTGCATAGAACGATTCATGCGTAGGGGCCAAATGGCCAGCGACGGCGTAGGATCATCTTATTTCTTGGAAAACTCTAGAACTCGTCCCTCATGAGGGATCCCGTCGGTAGGAGAGTTTCAAGGCGTGCCCCGGGGTCGACAGGCTATCCGGGACGtccctagacgacgtagagtcgaagagggaTGAAGATTTAGGATTGGTTCAAAGATAAACTAGATCTAAATTACCCCTAATGCGATGAAGAACAAAGCAAATAAAGTATATTGTATTAATAGATTCAATTGTAGGTGCCCTCAATCGgttgtacccctttatatttatagcgaGATGTCTGGATCCGTTCTTATGTGTTTCCCAACATGTTATCGTGGATTAGCATATAAGCACGCGCGGGAAAGGGACTTTCGCACAAGAGCTAATCTAATCGTGGACCATCCAGGCTACACCCACGGTCCGTCTAGGGCGTGGACCGTTCGGGCCACATGGTCGAACCATCCGACCGTCCCCAGGTGCCACAAAtagtgctcaacacatgcccATGTATTTTGGATAAGCTAAGCGAACAAAAGCACCTGGTACATGCTAGAACCAACTTGATGTGAGAACATCGGTTTTCTAAGCATCTTGCCATACAATGGGACGATATTACTTTAGGAAACAATCATTTACTGCCTTAGGTAGCTCATCATCTTGCAAAGTCTACAACATGTATGTATTACCAAAGATCATATGTGTAACCTGTAAGGCCCTTCCCAGCTTGATGACCAATGGCCAAACTTGTGATCCCTACCCTTTAATGGCAAGACTGTCTTTCAAACTAGATCTCCCGCCTAGAACGACTTAGCATTTACCTTCTTATTTTAGGCATTAGCGCCTATGCTTCTGTCTTTTTCTCAATCTCTTTCAGAGCCATTaatctcttgtcggtcacctcatcaatattgtccatcatcAGAGCGTGATAGTCACCGACATCCAGAACATTTTGCCTACCAAACTTGATAGCATTGAGGCTTATGGAAGAGACATTGGCATCTTGTAGATTTTACGATCCAAACATTTTTAGGATTATATGTTGACATATATCGTGCCCCCATAAAATTTCAAGATTTTCCGATGCTATTTGTGTTTTATTAATTTCTTTATGCGAATTATCattaaaatacaattaaatccatAAAATATGTTAGTATCGACCAAAAAATACAAATAAGTTAACAAGgctaataaacattctataatAAGATAACCTTAAGTCTCccacacaaaaataataaagtgaagtattgattatgttgaaacttgaatacttagagtgatt from Zea mays cultivar B73 chromosome 6, Zm-B73-REFERENCE-NAM-5.0, whole genome shotgun sequence harbors:
- the LOC103630304 gene encoding thaumatin-like protein 1b isoform X1, translating into MSGHARQASFALLRAFLVIVSFRAGAGVSSTRTLTMTNHCGHTVWPGILSSAGSPALETTGFALEPGQSRSLPAPRGWSGRLWGRTHCSADAAGRFACATGNCGSGRLDCAGHGAKPPATLAEFTFDGHEGLDFYDVSLVDGYNLPMLVEPHAPNGGGGANCLLTGCVMDLNAACPAELRVGDGGAGAGGAVACRSACEAFGTAEHCCHGEHGNPDACWPTAYSQFFKKSCPRAYSYAYDDATSTFTCAGGGTSYAITFCPSATSVKSVGTDPEARAAVGGGRVPAAAAWRTMPSVLVLLGLAMTALSHVF
- the LOC103630304 gene encoding thaumatin-like protein 1b isoform X2, whose protein sequence is MSGHARQASFALLRAFLVIVSFRAGGVSSTRTLTMTNHCGHTVWPGILSSAGSPALETTGFALEPGQSRSLPAPRGWSGRLWGRTHCSADAAGRFACATGNCGSGRLDCAGHGAKPPATLAEFTFDGHEGLDFYDVSLVDGYNLPMLVEPHAPNGGGGANCLLTGCVMDLNAACPAELRVGDGGAGAGGAVACRSACEAFGTAEHCCHGEHGNPDACWPTAYSQFFKKSCPRAYSYAYDDATSTFTCAGGGTSYAITFCPSATSVKSVGTDPEARAAVGGGRVPAAAAWRTMPSVLVLLGLAMTALSHVF